One window of the Pedobacter ginsengisoli genome contains the following:
- a CDS encoding TlpA family protein disulfide reductase — MNNFFQVLLSILFLTTTASAQGTQISLHGTIDSSIINFFNSRELLVKVHDPIKKLLNNEEIITVPIQEKGKFQLQISSTTPFTYLSFWAKDNKSGSGARLPIQFQARNANFLEEQYFFQQGDSIKMFISKNGNMGFSGKGSEKLKYQNYVFNLPGFLSLIQRRSTELINLRDYALVNELEDQVLELECNLRRKLLESYQQQFSPDVYQLLQLDANSSAAYLRLRSNALVPNGSNDVFIQQYYKNHVPERHLSATGPKLLSSSPYYLEYLLLRELQLEMYTESKNNSGNIYPRLLITMNNKYSGELKDQLLLLLVTKSPEESIKPIIDKIINLIGDQTIKNALGRWKDKQSASAFPFELQDVNGKRYHLKDFEGKVLVMDFWFTGCAACMQLNAAMEKIMQHYKNNKQVVFVTVSSDNNKESWEKSLFTGRYTSEGTINLYTNGLGMAHPLLKYYNFQGAPRQLIINKKGKLVSSAPPRADIETKVDNKNSMVQPASLNANSRALIKLIDQLL; from the coding sequence ATGAATAATTTTTTTCAAGTACTGCTATCGATTCTGTTCCTAACCACTACAGCAAGTGCTCAAGGGACTCAAATTAGTCTCCACGGAACAATTGACTCCTCCATCATCAATTTTTTCAACAGCCGGGAACTACTGGTAAAAGTACATGACCCCATAAAAAAGCTGTTGAATAATGAGGAAATCATAACAGTACCCATTCAGGAAAAAGGAAAATTCCAGCTGCAGATCTCCAGTACTACACCTTTCACCTATCTTTCTTTCTGGGCTAAGGACAATAAAAGTGGTTCAGGAGCTCGCTTACCTATCCAATTTCAGGCCCGAAATGCTAATTTTTTGGAGGAACAATATTTTTTCCAGCAAGGCGACAGCATTAAAATGTTTATTTCCAAAAACGGGAATATGGGCTTTAGCGGCAAAGGTTCAGAGAAACTAAAATACCAGAATTATGTCTTTAACTTGCCTGGCTTTTTAAGCTTAATTCAACGCCGAAGCACAGAGCTGATCAATCTTCGGGATTATGCTTTGGTAAACGAACTGGAAGATCAGGTACTGGAACTGGAATGCAACTTACGAAGAAAACTGCTGGAAAGCTATCAGCAGCAATTCAGCCCCGACGTCTACCAGCTTTTACAGCTCGACGCAAATTCCAGTGCCGCATACCTGCGACTGCGTTCGAACGCTCTGGTTCCAAACGGATCTAATGACGTGTTCATCCAGCAATATTACAAAAATCACGTACCAGAACGCCACCTCAGTGCAACAGGTCCGAAACTTCTGAGCAGCTCTCCATATTACTTAGAATACCTTTTACTTCGTGAGCTCCAGCTTGAAATGTATACCGAATCCAAAAACAACAGTGGTAACATTTATCCTAGATTACTTATCACAATGAACAATAAATACTCAGGAGAACTGAAGGATCAATTGTTACTACTGCTGGTCACCAAGTCACCAGAAGAATCCATTAAGCCAATTATTGATAAGATTATCAACCTTATCGGAGATCAGACTATCAAAAATGCATTGGGGCGTTGGAAGGATAAACAATCTGCTTCCGCTTTTCCCTTTGAACTCCAGGACGTAAATGGAAAACGATACCATCTGAAAGATTTTGAAGGGAAAGTGCTGGTAATGGACTTCTGGTTCACAGGGTGTGCGGCCTGCATGCAACTCAACGCTGCAATGGAAAAAATCATGCAGCACTATAAGAATAATAAACAGGTTGTATTTGTGACAGTAAGTTCGGATAACAACAAGGAATCGTGGGAAAAAAGTCTATTTACAGGACGTTACACCTCCGAGGGTACCATTAATTTATATACGAATGGACTTGGAATGGCTCATCCCCTACTCAAGTATTACAATTTCCAGGGTGCTCCCAGGCAACTGATCATTAATAAAAAAGGAAAGCTAGTGTCCTCAGCACCTCCTCGTGCAGACATTGAAACAAAAGTGGACAATAAAAACTCAATGGTGCAACCCGCTTCCCTTAATGCCAATTCCCGTGCATTAATTAAGCTGATAGATCAGCTTTTATGA